From Campylobacter upsaliensis, the proteins below share one genomic window:
- a CDS encoding DMT family transporter: protein MGVFLVVLGGIFWAVSGVLAEYLFENHYSVEWVSFYRLFCTGILLIIVSLKRFEWQIFTQKSHLLSLLIYAFFGLLLTQYGYFKAIFYTDAGTATMIQYSAPLMIMLFLCFKNKILPKTLEIFALILILSALFLIATGGNLSEFKISFWGLFWALGAALGIAFYSLCARNIIEKYGIFLLMGWASLIASGILLILLLGKIPSYDFDLKGYLALAGIIFIGTIGAFCLYLKGVEYIGALRASMIACIEPVAAAFMSYFFLKTQYSFLELFAFSLIIVSVFLNAMKVKPKID, encoded by the coding sequence ATGGGCGTTTTTCTTGTCGTTTTGGGAGGGATTTTTTGGGCTGTAAGTGGGGTGTTAGCGGAATATCTTTTTGAAAATCATTATAGTGTTGAGTGGGTAAGTTTTTACCGCCTTTTTTGCACAGGAATTTTGCTGATTATCGTAAGTTTAAAGCGTTTTGAGTGGCAAATTTTCACGCAAAAAAGCCATTTACTCTCTCTTTTAATCTACGCTTTTTTTGGACTTTTGCTAACGCAATATGGCTATTTTAAGGCTATTTTCTACACGGATGCTGGCACAGCTACGATGATACAATATAGCGCACCTCTAATGATTATGCTTTTTCTTTGCTTTAAAAACAAAATCTTGCCTAAAACACTTGAAATATTTGCCCTTATTCTCATCTTAAGCGCACTTTTTTTAATCGCCACAGGAGGGAATTTAAGTGAATTTAAAATAAGCTTTTGGGGACTTTTTTGGGCTTTGGGTGCTGCTTTGGGGATAGCATTTTACTCACTTTGTGCGAGAAATATCATAGAAAAATATGGCATTTTTTTACTTATGGGTTGGGCAAGTTTAATTGCTAGTGGAATTTTACTCATTTTACTGCTTGGTAAAATTCCTTCTTATGACTTTGATTTAAAGGGCTATTTAGCCTTGGCTGGGATCATTTTTATAGGCACGATAGGAGCATTTTGTCTTTATTTAAAGGGAGTTGAGTATATCGGTGCATTAAGGGCTAGTATGATAGCGTGTATTGAGCCAGTAGCGGCGGCTTTTATGTCGTATTTCTTTCTTAAAACACAATATAGCTTTCTAGAGCTTTTCGCTTTTAGCCTCATTATCGTTAGTGTCTTTTTAAATGCGATGAAAGTAAAACCAAAAATTGACTAA
- a CDS encoding DUF2972 domain-containing protein, whose protein sequence is MIENLLTHYEALNEVIVLNKAFVLEHFDEVSLWLNSKEFKEKYEDINHPYPPLLNPDKLNDENYILNYEKIPAEKAWEMNLPLPRRYEFVLMFSHGAGALAMNHFLFWSAQFNLIEYFYGGVAEVRYDNFYQRLLKENNNIVGISDTSELLYGSIENRNKLWSLMDKKVKALVLVRDPIELIKHCYGRKWGTSWAKLKEFTLKHNFEDVIKAPEPYNYDFPSTYKHLENQCFLWNTFKEHFPYLDFKYLDVKEFTGQNTIKTMQKLALEFGFNIKLSTEEQENMFVKNMFAGNLHFLLPLTLKIGKIKIEFSILKKDENLLDLRKEFELKESQNQLGIYILKSDYKKLLKNHKLYEKTFHYIQNFYEKLLERIKLEDELMLKPEDILEHLKKNEACCKELKGVLDYESKDLKATRPDIVDSWKYYKEFEKMCEEFENQN, encoded by the coding sequence TTGATAGAAAATTTACTTACACATTATGAGGCTTTAAATGAAGTCATTGTGTTAAATAAGGCTTTTGTATTAGAGCATTTTGATGAAGTTTCTTTATGGCTTAATTCTAAAGAATTTAAAGAAAAATATGAAGATATTAATCACCCTTATCCTCCTTTATTAAACCCTGACAAGCTTAATGATGAAAATTATATTTTAAATTATGAGAAAATTCCTGCTGAAAAAGCTTGGGAGATGAATTTGCCTTTGCCGAGGAGGTATGAGTTTGTGTTGATGTTTTCACACGGAGCTGGAGCTTTAGCGATGAATCATTTTTTATTTTGGTCAGCACAATTTAATTTAATTGAATATTTTTATGGAGGGGTAGCTGAAGTAAGATATGATAATTTTTATCAAAGATTACTTAAAGAAAATAATAATATAGTAGGCATTAGCGATACTTCCGAACTTTTATATGGTAGCATAGAAAATAGAAATAAATTATGGTCTTTAATGGATAAAAAGGTCAAAGCTTTAGTTTTAGTGCGAGACCCCATTGAGCTTATTAAGCATTGCTATGGTAGAAAATGGGGAACTTCGTGGGCTAAACTTAAGGAATTTACTTTGAAGCATAATTTTGAAGATGTGATTAAAGCTCCAGAGCCTTACAACTATGACTTTCCATCAACTTATAAACATTTAGAAAATCAATGCTTTTTATGGAACACCTTTAAAGAGCATTTTCCTTATCTTGATTTTAAATACTTAGATGTAAAAGAATTTACGGGTCAAAATACCATAAAAACTATGCAAAAATTAGCCTTAGAATTTGGTTTTAACATTAAGCTCTCAACAGAAGAACAAGAAAATATGTTTGTCAAAAATATGTTTGCAGGAAATTTACACTTTTTACTGCCTCTAACTTTGAAAATTGGTAAGATTAAAATAGAATTTAGTATTTTAAAAAAAGATGAAAATTTGCTTGATCTTCGCAAAGAATTCGAACTAAAAGAAAGTCAAAATCAATTAGGCATTTATATTTTAAAGAGCGATTATAAAAAGCTTTTAAAGAATCATAAGCTTTATGAAAAAACCTTTCATTATATCCAAAATTTTTATGAAAAATTGCTTGAAAGAATTAAGCTAGAAGATGAGCTAATGCTAAAACCAGAGGATATTTTAGAGCATTTGAAAAAAAATGAAGCGTGTTGCAAAGAGTTAAAAGGAGTGCTTGATTATGAAAGTAAAGATTTAAAAGCCACGCGTCCTGACATCGTAGATTCGTGGAAGTATTATAAGGAATTTGAAAAAATGTGTGAGGAGTTTGAAAACCAAAATTAG
- a CDS encoding sugar transferase, protein MITNPNSAIQRIKNHLSYKLGQELIKYNTGGGGGYNILTL, encoded by the coding sequence ATGATCACCAATCCAAACTCAGCCATACAAAGAATCAAAAATCATCTTTCTTATAAACTTGGTCAAGAATTAATCAAATATAACACGGGGGGGGGGGGGGGGTATAATATCCTTACTCTTTAA
- a CDS encoding ferritin, protein MLSSEVVKLLNEQINKEMYAANLYLAMSSWCYENSFEGAGAFLFAHASEESEHAKRLITYLNETDSKVELEAVGKPEQNFASLLDVFEKTFAHEQGITKSINNLVDHMLAHKDYATFNFLQWYVSEQHEEEALFRGIVDKIKLMSDNGNGLYLADQYIKTLIADKS, encoded by the coding sequence ATGTTATCAAGTGAAGTGGTGAAGCTTTTAAATGAGCAAATTAACAAAGAAATGTATGCTGCAAATTTGTATCTTGCTATGAGTTCTTGGTGCTATGAAAATAGTTTTGAAGGTGCGGGAGCGTTTTTGTTTGCCCACGCGAGTGAGGAGAGTGAGCATGCTAAACGCCTTATTACTTATCTTAATGAGACAGATTCTAAGGTCGAGCTTGAGGCTGTAGGAAAGCCTGAACAAAATTTTGCCTCTTTGCTTGATGTTTTTGAAAAAACTTTCGCACACGAGCAAGGTATCACTAAGTCTATCAATAATCTAGTCGACCATATGTTGGCGCACAAGGATTATGCGACTTTTAATTTCTTGCAGTGGTATGTGAGTGAGCAGCACGAGGAGGAGGCTCTTTTTCGTGGGATAGTCGATAAAATCAAGCTTATGAGTGATAATGGCAATGGACTTTACCTAGCCGATCAATACATTAAAACTTTAATAGCTGATAAGTCCTAA
- a CDS encoding MBOAT family O-acyltransferase, which produces MIYFSLEFSILMIVFFACYWFFKDSFRLQNAMILCFSYCVYSLINPLFSLILLVYTFFIHYFALLIFVRRKKYIFLTCLFFVILNLCVFKYFPSIKGDLDTLLFYLGLDFINFDIIFPIGISFYVFNSITYLVSVYKNHKLVSFFDLAFYLSFFPTLLLGPIMRSDYFFSQAHQTREFKNANLIIVLLLFGIVKKVLIANYLGIYAKKILNDPSSYNFAELLSAIYAYAVQIYCDFSGYVDLVCAFALMLGFILPINFNMPYLARNLKDFWARWHISLSTFIRDYIYIPLGGNKKGLVRTNVNILIAFILSGIWHGNTINFLIWGILHGFGVVFLHLVALTPFSLKKFAFVGRFITFHFVCFAWIFFYYKDLNEALDYLNSCYENFFLPLKYEDIYILIAFVVLFITYPLFINFKDYCVRILNLTPFLLKPFIIAFILLLVFAFMPSGMPEFIYSSF; this is translated from the coding sequence ATGATTTATTTTTCTTTAGAATTCAGCATTTTAATGATAGTGTTTTTTGCCTGCTATTGGTTTTTTAAAGATAGCTTTAGACTGCAAAATGCTATGATTTTGTGTTTTTCTTATTGTGTTTATAGTTTGATTAATCCGCTTTTTTCGCTGATTTTACTTGTTTATACCTTTTTTATTCATTATTTTGCTCTTTTAATTTTTGTGAGGCGTAAAAAATACATTTTTTTAACTTGTCTATTTTTTGTAATTTTAAATCTTTGCGTGTTTAAGTATTTCCCTAGTATTAAGGGCGATTTGGATACGCTTTTATTTTATCTTGGTTTGGATTTTATTAATTTTGATATTATTTTTCCTATCGGTATAAGTTTTTATGTGTTTAATTCTATAACCTATCTTGTCAGCGTTTATAAAAATCATAAGCTGGTAAGCTTTTTTGACCTTGCTTTTTATCTTTCTTTTTTCCCAACATTGCTTTTAGGTCCTATTATGAGGAGCGATTATTTCTTCTCTCAAGCCCATCAAACGCGTGAATTTAAAAATGCAAATCTTATCATCGTTTTGCTACTTTTTGGGATTGTTAAGAAGGTTTTGATTGCGAATTATTTGGGGATTTATGCGAAAAAAATTCTTAATGATCCAAGCTCTTATAATTTTGCCGAGCTTTTAAGTGCGATTTACGCTTATGCGGTGCAAATTTATTGTGATTTTAGCGGTTATGTGGATTTAGTTTGTGCTTTTGCTTTGATGTTAGGCTTTATTTTACCGATTAATTTTAATATGCCTTATCTTGCGAGAAATCTTAAGGATTTTTGGGCGAGGTGGCACATTAGTCTTTCGACTTTTATAAGAGATTATATTTATATTCCTTTAGGGGGTAATAAAAAGGGCTTGGTTAGGACAAATGTTAATATACTTATCGCTTTTATACTTTCTGGAATTTGGCACGGAAATACGATTAATTTTCTCATTTGGGGTATTTTGCACGGCTTTGGAGTTGTGTTTTTACATTTGGTAGCTCTCACGCCTTTTAGTCTTAAAAAATTTGCCTTTGTGGGGCGTTTTATAACCTTTCATTTTGTTTGTTTTGCGTGGATCTTTTTTTATTATAAGGACTTAAATGAAGCTCTTGATTATCTTAATTCTTGCTATGAGAATTTTTTCTTACCTTTAAAATATGAGGATATTTATATTTTAATTGCCTTTGTAGTGCTTTTCATCACCTATCCTTTGTTTATTAATTTTAAGGATTATTGTGTGAGAATTTTAAATCTTACGCCGTTTTTGCTAAAGCCTTTCATCATCGCTTTTATTTTACTTTTGGTGTTTGCTTTTATGCCAAGCGGAATGCCTGAATTTATTTATTCGAGTTTTTAA
- a CDS encoding SGNH/GDSL hydrolase family protein — MQVIKFLFILIVVFVLVVLVMNKSISSYLEQKYHIIFYPQNDILNEANALKVKLEQVRMILSNESINTEFETEKEENLNVKEEQNLSLALEKPEAIIEPEANISFIDNTKFEISLNEEFLLIGDSLMQGVAVALNKDLKKLGLKVVDLSKQNTGLSYKSYFDWAKETTKTLQNNKNIKYLVVLLGANDPWDIKKGGIYHRFNSKSWLEIYTQRVDEILKIATEHNIKVLWYEIPPVKKEDLNKKLSILNQIYSQEILKNKGIFINTKLFFSKNDAYSAYIKNENNKSIKVRSDDGVHFTPSGAKEMSKLLLEYIKLKDNNASF; from the coding sequence ATGCAAGTTATTAAATTTTTATTTATCTTGATTGTGGTTTTTGTTTTGGTCGTTTTGGTGATGAATAAAAGCATTAGTTCTTATTTAGAGCAAAAATATCACATTATTTTTTATCCACAAAATGACATTTTAAACGAAGCAAATGCCTTAAAAGTTAAGCTCGAGCAGGTGCGTATGATTTTGAGTAATGAAAGCATAAACACAGAATTTGAAACGGAAAAAGAAGAAAATTTAAATGTCAAAGAAGAGCAGAATTTAAGCCTAGCTTTAGAAAAGCCTGAAGCTATCATAGAGCCTGAAGCAAATATTAGTTTTATTGATAATACCAAATTTGAAATTAGCCTTAATGAGGAATTTTTACTCATAGGCGATTCTTTAATGCAAGGCGTTGCGGTGGCGTTAAATAAGGACTTGAAAAAATTAGGCTTAAAGGTTGTGGATTTAAGTAAGCAAAATACAGGACTTTCTTATAAGTCTTATTTTGACTGGGCTAAGGAGACGACTAAGACCTTGCAAAATAATAAAAATATTAAATATTTGGTTGTTTTGCTTGGGGCGAATGACCCTTGGGACATTAAAAAGGGCGGAATTTATCATCGTTTTAATTCTAAATCGTGGCTTGAAATTTACACCCAAAGGGTTGATGAAATTTTAAAAATCGCCACAGAACACAATATAAAAGTTTTATGGTATGAAATCCCCCCTGTAAAAAAGGAGGATTTAAATAAAAAACTTAGTATTTTAAATCAAATTTATAGCCAAGAAATCTTAAAAAATAAGGGCATTTTTATTAATACTAAGCTCTTTTTTAGTAAAAATGACGCTTATTCAGCCTATATCAAAAATGAAAATAATAAAAGCATTAAAGTAAGAAGTGATGATGGGGTGCATTTTACGCCAAGTGGAGCAAAAGAAATGTCAAAACTTCTGCTTGAATATATCAAATTAAAGGATAATAATGCGAGTTTTTAG
- a CDS encoding GDSL-type esterase/lipase family protein produces the protein MIMRVFRLLILILSLSLSLKADLNEEIESILKQSTDSKAFKNYVAKKDLKKLEKKYKAKKDFGIRIYGDSHMAADFFPRVIRDYLLRSNAVGFAYALQPKYQQNLNLTYEFKNFSLLNSKNDKQHNYPLGGIIARADKKGAIIKLNTKLETKEFKVGFLFKAPFSQNAFSVKDAKDKSFILRSNAKDKWSYKEVISTFPLKITALQEKAELGGYFIMDKNERNIFLDTIAINGARSDLWKDWNLDVVKKELGVLKNDLIILAYGSNDALLKDFNAVEFKKNYKDFFKILRRENKNAIFILISPPTVTQKKGKNYILSPNFHAVKKAIYELAKEEKTLLFDMHEFMQESGTKALWIEKKLSLKDVHLSVKGYELMAKKMLDELRKFFD, from the coding sequence ATAATAATGCGAGTTTTTAGGCTTTTGATTCTTATTTTAAGCCTTAGCTTAAGTCTTAAGGCGGATTTAAATGAAGAAATTGAAAGCATTTTAAAGCAAAGTACGGATTCTAAGGCTTTTAAAAATTATGTTGCAAAAAAAGATCTTAAAAAACTTGAGAAAAAATACAAAGCAAAAAAGGACTTTGGCATACGAATTTACGGCGATTCTCATATGGCGGCGGATTTTTTCCCTAGAGTGATAAGGGATTATTTATTACGCTCAAATGCCGTTGGTTTTGCCTATGCTTTACAGCCTAAATACCAGCAAAATCTTAATTTAACTTATGAATTTAAAAATTTTAGCCTTTTAAATTCTAAAAATGATAAGCAGCATAATTACCCCTTAGGAGGTATCATTGCAAGAGCCGATAAAAAGGGTGCCATAATTAAATTAAATACTAAGTTAGAAACAAAGGAATTTAAGGTTGGCTTTCTTTTTAAAGCTCCATTTTCTCAAAATGCTTTTAGCGTAAAAGATGCGAAAGATAAAAGCTTTATTCTACGCTCAAATGCTAAGGATAAATGGTCGTATAAAGAAGTCATTTCCACTTTTCCCTTAAAAATTACTGCCTTACAAGAAAAAGCCGAGCTTGGAGGCTATTTCATAATGGATAAAAATGAGCGTAATATCTTCTTAGATACCATAGCGATTAATGGTGCAAGAAGCGATTTGTGGAAAGACTGGAATTTAGATGTTGTGAAAAAAGAATTAGGCGTTTTAAAAAATGACTTAATTATTCTTGCTTATGGCTCAAATGATGCCTTATTAAAGGACTTTAATGCGGTGGAATTTAAGAAAAATTATAAAGATTTTTTTAAAATTTTAAGAAGGGAAAATAAAAATGCCATTTTTATACTTATATCCCCTCCAACCGTAACGCAAAAAAAGGGTAAAAACTATATCTTAAGCCCTAATTTTCACGCTGTTAAAAAGGCTATTTATGAATTAGCTAAGGAGGAAAAAACGCTTTTGTTTGATATGCACGAATTTATGCAAGAAAGTGGCACTAAAGCCCTTTGGATAGAAAAAAAACTTTCTTTAAAAGATGTGCATTTAAGCGTTAAAGGTTATGAGCTTATGGCGAAAAAAATGCTTGATGAGCTTAGAAAATTTTTTGATTAG
- a CDS encoding M48 family metallopeptidase, which translates to MLLIAILCLYTAFFALISYLQIRFLEQEREKKAEILNEEEYKRAADIAIENEKFELFSNFYSLIINIAWLGFGFAYLKSLLISENSKLENTLFLLAFLVLMALFNLPLSIYKDFVKNKAQGFSNMSVSLFIKDSLKSLALLLIFGFAIIYVLLLCYEFLGALWWLGAFAFSFCVILVINLIYPTLIAPLFNKMQKLDDENLLSKIENLMKQCGFSANGVYVIDASKRDKRLNAYFGGLFKSKRVVLFDTLLKALGEKELLAVLGHELGHFVHKDILKALISGALMLFILFFLFANLPEFFYTQSGLEGVNAGIFALLLIFGSIFTSLVSPLLNLLSRKNEFAADLHGAKLSSKEDMKNALIALAKENKAFVKTSKIYTIFHLSHPSISERLKALS; encoded by the coding sequence ATGTTATTAATTGCGATTTTATGTCTTTATACGGCTTTTTTTGCTTTGATTTCTTATCTACAAATTCGTTTTTTGGAGCAAGAAAGAGAGAAAAAGGCAGAAATTTTAAATGAGGAAGAGTATAAAAGGGCGGCAGATATTGCCATTGAAAATGAAAAATTTGAACTTTTTTCTAATTTTTATAGCCTTATCATCAATATAGCTTGGCTTGGCTTTGGCTTTGCCTATCTTAAAAGTCTTTTGATTAGCGAAAATTCAAAGCTTGAAAATACCTTATTTTTATTAGCTTTTTTGGTGCTAATGGCTTTATTTAATTTGCCTTTAAGCATTTATAAAGATTTTGTGAAAAATAAAGCACAAGGCTTTTCAAATATGAGCGTGAGCCTTTTTATAAAAGATAGTTTGAAATCTTTAGCCTTGCTTCTTATCTTTGGTTTTGCAATTATTTATGTTTTGCTTTTATGCTATGAATTTTTGGGAGCTTTATGGTGGCTTGGGGCTTTTGCTTTTTCTTTTTGTGTGATTTTAGTGATCAATCTTATCTATCCCACTTTAATCGCCCCACTTTTTAATAAAATGCAAAAGCTTGATGATGAAAATTTATTAAGTAAAATTGAAAATTTAATGAAACAATGTGGCTTTAGTGCAAACGGCGTTTATGTCATCGATGCAAGTAAGAGAGATAAGAGGCTTAATGCTTATTTTGGCGGACTTTTTAAGAGCAAAAGAGTGGTGCTTTTTGACACGCTTTTAAAGGCTTTGGGTGAAAAAGAGCTTTTAGCCGTTTTGGGACACGAGCTTGGACATTTTGTGCATAAGGATATTTTAAAAGCCCTTATAAGTGGAGCTTTGATGCTTTTTATACTTTTCTTTCTTTTTGCTAATTTGCCTGAATTTTTTTACACTCAAAGTGGTTTAGAGGGCGTTAATGCAGGCATTTTTGCTCTTTTGCTTATTTTTGGCTCTATTTTTACTTCTCTTGTGTCTCCTTTACTCAATCTTTTAAGCCGTAAAAATGAATTTGCGGCTGATTTACACGGAGCAAAATTAAGCTCAAAAGAAGATATGAAAAATGCTCTCATCGCCCTTGCGAAGGAAAATAAAGCCTTTGTGAAAACAAGTAAAATTTATACTATTTTTCATCTTTCACATCCTAGCATTAGCGAGAGACTTAAGGCACTTTCTTGA
- a CDS encoding HemK/PrmC family methyltransferase, whose amino-acid sequence MKIKEALSLAKIELKEKANEALFILCELLQKDRTWLFLNENLDFDESEYFELIRRFKEGEPYEYLFKKADFYGLEFYIEKGVLIPRYDSEILLVKLLELVQKEKLQNALEIGFGSGVLSIILAKNLKFNIKACDINEKALKIALKNAKKHEVLIDFVLSDFEKLDVKEDEFDLIFSNPPYIKNSYPLDKWVQNEPKNALLGGEKGYEILEKIIIFAYQKEAKFLACEFGYDQKEILSQILEKYNFKAEFFKDENGFDRAFVAKRT is encoded by the coding sequence TTGAAAATTAAAGAGGCTTTAAGTCTTGCTAAAATAGAGCTTAAAGAAAAGGCTAATGAGGCTTTATTTATCTTATGTGAGCTTTTGCAAAAGGACAGAACTTGGCTTTTTTTAAATGAAAATTTGGACTTTGATGAGAGTGAGTATTTTGAGCTTATAAGGCGTTTTAAGGAGGGTGAGCCTTATGAATATCTTTTTAAAAAAGCAGATTTTTACGGCTTGGAATTTTACATCGAAAAGGGCGTTTTAATCCCGCGTTATGATAGTGAAATTTTACTTGTTAAGCTTTTGGAATTAGTCCAAAAAGAAAAATTACAAAATGCCCTTGAAATAGGCTTTGGAAGTGGTGTTTTAAGCATTATTTTAGCGAAGAATTTAAAGTTTAATATTAAGGCTTGTGATATTAATGAAAAGGCTTTAAAAATCGCCCTTAAAAATGCTAAAAAACACGAAGTTTTAATCGATTTTGTTTTAAGTGATTTTGAAAAGCTTGATGTAAAGGAGGATGAGTTTGACTTGATTTTTTCAAATCCTCCCTATATTAAAAATTCCTATCCTCTTGATAAATGGGTGCAAAATGAGCCTAAAAACGCTCTTTTGGGGGGAGAGAAGGGTTATGAAATTTTAGAAAAAATCATCATCTTTGCTTATCAAAAAGAAGCGAAATTTCTAGCTTGTGAATTTGGCTACGATCAAAAAGAAATTTTAAGTCAAATTTTAGAAAAATACAATTTTAAGGCTGAATTTTTTAAAGATGAAAATGGCTTTGATAGGGCTTTTGTCGCAAAAAGGACTTAA
- the panD gene encoding aspartate 1-decarboxylase, with protein MQITILKSKIHRATVSEARLDYVGSISIDEELLKASGMLEYEKVQVVNVNNGARFETYTIATKEKGAICLNGAAARQVQVGDKIIIMAYANLEEKELKEHKPKVVFVDENNAITKISHYETHGELF; from the coding sequence ATGCAAATTACAATATTAAAATCTAAAATTCACAGAGCCACTGTGAGTGAGGCGAGACTTGATTATGTGGGGAGTATTAGCATAGATGAGGAGCTTCTTAAAGCAAGTGGAATGCTTGAGTATGAAAAGGTGCAAGTGGTTAATGTCAATAACGGCGCAAGGTTTGAGACCTATACCATAGCGACTAAAGAAAAAGGAGCGATTTGTCTTAATGGTGCTGCGGCTAGACAGGTGCAAGTGGGTGATAAAATTATCATTATGGCGTATGCGAATTTAGAGGAGAAAGAATTAAAAGAGCATAAGCCAAAGGTTGTTTTTGTCGATGAAAATAACGCCATTACTAAAATAAGCCATTATGAAACGCACGGAGAATTGTTTTAA
- a CDS encoding efflux RND transporter periplasmic adaptor subunit, giving the protein MKKKLIASLLICIVLCFGIWVYFYFSAEKVEYLTQKISRKNISQTIEAVGKVYAKEQVDVGAQVSGQIIKLYVDVGDRVKQGDLIAQIDKDKQQNDLDITKARLESARANLESKKVALNIASKQYVREQKLYAKNATSLESLETLKDNYFALKASVAALNAEVIELEITLKNAQKDLDYTIITAPMDGVIINVAVDEGQTVNANQNTPTLVRIANLEQMEVKMEIAEADVSKIKIGTKLEFSLLSNPEKTYEAQIASIDPADTQISDSNSQQNSSNSSNSTSNAIYYYAKFFVDNKNDLLRIGMSIQNEIVVAHAQNVLAVPTYAIKSDHGGYFVEILEKDRVRKAYVKLGIKDALNTEILDGVSEGENLIISSSLEALAPAMKFGF; this is encoded by the coding sequence ATGAAGAAAAAATTAATTGCTAGTTTGCTTATTTGTATCGTGCTGTGTTTTGGAATTTGGGTTTATTTTTATTTTTCTGCGGAAAAAGTGGAGTATCTCACGCAAAAAATTTCACGCAAAAATATCTCTCAAACCATAGAGGCTGTGGGTAAGGTCTATGCTAAAGAGCAAGTTGATGTCGGTGCGCAAGTTAGCGGACAAATCATAAAACTTTATGTTGATGTGGGGGATAGGGTTAAGCAGGGAGATTTGATTGCTCAAATTGATAAGGATAAGCAGCAAAATGACCTTGACATCACTAAGGCTAGACTTGAGAGTGCAAGGGCGAATTTGGAGAGTAAAAAAGTCGCCCTAAATATCGCCTCTAAGCAGTATGTAAGAGAGCAAAAGCTTTATGCTAAAAATGCGACTTCGCTTGAAAGCCTTGAAACACTTAAGGATAATTATTTTGCCCTTAAGGCGTCTGTGGCGGCTTTAAATGCGGAGGTGATTGAGCTTGAAATCACACTTAAAAACGCGCAAAAAGATTTGGATTATACCATTATCACCGCTCCTATGGATGGAGTGATAATCAATGTCGCGGTTGATGAGGGGCAAACCGTTAATGCGAATCAAAATACACCGACCCTTGTAAGAATTGCCAATTTAGAACAAATGGAAGTGAAAATGGAAATCGCAGAAGCTGATGTGAGTAAAATTAAAATCGGCACTAAGCTTGAGTTTTCTTTGCTAAGTAATCCTGAAAAAACTTATGAAGCACAAATTGCTAGCATAGACCCAGCCGATACGCAAATTAGCGATTCAAATTCGCAGCAAAATAGCTCCAATAGTTCAAATTCCACGAGTAATGCCATTTATTATTATGCGAAATTTTTTGTGGATAATAAGAACGATTTATTGCGTATAGGTATGAGCATACAAAATGAGATTGTGGTCGCTCACGCACAAAATGTCCTTGCTGTGCCAACTTATGCGATTAAAAGCGATCATGGGGGCTATTTTGTCGAAATTTTAGAAAAGGATAGGGTGCGTAAGGCTTATGTCAAGCTTGGTATAAAAGATGCGTTAAATACCGAAATTTTAGACGGCGTGAGTGAGGGAGAGAATTTAATCATCTCTTCAAGTCTTGAAGCCTTAGCTCCAGCGATGAAATTTGGATTTTAA